aatttgTACCGCCTTATAACATATTTCTAATAAAAAGCATTGGAAATAAATAAGAACTGCACTTGGAGTTTAACGTCAACATCACATTTACATCCTCGCGACTGTTGCCATGCATAATCCCAAACTTTAACCATGTTGTACAACGTATTAATTCTTTAGTTTCGATATGAAACATACAACTATAAGCTGCAAACTATTTTTTAATAAGTTTCAAAACTTGCCAAAATTAAGCACCAGGATGAAGTGAGTTCCTAATACATGTACCAATGACAGATAATTTTTCAACAAGTTTCTGGTGTATTCCAAACTATGTCAAGCCATATGGTGAATTGCAGGTATGCCATACTTATAAACAagaaatagataaagtaatcaGCCACATTTATACGTGACAACTAAAAAGATGATAACTGCATAAACGATGCAATAGGTTAACACATCACTATCCAAATGCAAATAATGAAAAGTCCAAAGAACATGAGACATCATTTCATTgaactaataaaaaaagaatgtACTGAAAGCACTCTACCTGATTGAACCCAGCTCTAAATGCTTCCATTTGACGTGCAATCCCAGTCTTCACCGTTGCATCAACTACCACGGCTATGTACTCCTCCAAGTTGTTGATGTCAACCTGAAAATTCCAATTTGTCTTACTATCTTTAAGAGGAAAACATTCATGAGAAAATTATAGTCAAATATTATAGGGACGTCTTCCATACATTTTCTTCCCCGGTTTTCAATATGTAGTCTGGATAGCCAGGCAGAGTAAAATCCAAGTAAAGATCTTCGATTGGGGCCCCACGGAAACGTAATCCAGCAATTGCATCATGATTATCACCATCTAGTGATTCTAAATAATGTTTACGACCAACAAGCGCATGCAATTCTTGTAAAGTCTTCCCAACTTCAGCATCAAAAGAAAGAATGTCATACAAATCAAGCTCCTGCAAGGGTCAATAAAATTATCAGagcaataaaaaccaattaaagaATACACGGCCATTAATTTGCAACCCAGAGAGATGTAAAATGCCAATCAGGAAGAGGTACAATACATACTTGACCGAGTGCAAGCTTGTAAAAGGCTGTCGAGAGCGGGAGGTCCAAAATCCGCCCATCTTGAAGAGCTTTGGCCATCACTCGCCCAAGCAACCGGAAATACTCGATAACTTTATAGAATTGGCTGCCCTCAGAAACATCAACATTTGGAGACCATGGACGAGGGAACAATCCAAGAGGCGCTTGGACAAGATTGCCATCACCCACAGCTGAATCATTGGTTTTAACCCCCTTCTCTTCATCTCCATCGATTTCCATAgaagatttatttgaaaagtgtGACCTCCACATTCCTAGTGCAACTTTTTGTAGATCATGACTTAGAAGCGTGTAGAACTCCAAGGTCGGGCCCAATCCAGTGCCAACTTCACCAAAATACTCTACTTCAAGAACAGCCTTTTGACTAGAATACATCTCCATTACCTTGGCAGCAGAATCCAAAATTCGATTCCTAGAGACGCGAACTTTCTGTCGCTGTAATCTTCCAACCCTCACCTCCCTTTCATTAGTTGATCCATGGCCATCAGCACCCTGCTGCTGCTGAAGACGATACAATGCACGAGACAACCCAAAAGCAGTAGAATGGAAGTACTGTCGTCGGATctcaaaaggaaacaaaaaaggaCATGCTTTTGTCAATTGGTAACACCATGATGGAAGACTCCCACTGCACAAAGCAAGAGCATCCTGAATTTGCCTAGCTAGTTTGGGAGTGAGCTTGTTGTTAATAAATTCCTCAGGGAAAACCCTGGCCCCAGAAATACTCAATTCATCTAAGCACACAATCTTTCCCTCGGCAAAATTCCCAGAAACTATTTGGGCTCTTAAACGAGATGCCAACTGGTTCAGACCCTCTAATACTCGCAAAAGTGCCAATATATTATAAGTAGGACTTGATTTTTCCATATCACAAGGAAGCTCACCTTGCAAAATGCTATCCAAAAGTGACATCCGCGGCAAGTGAGAATCAGAATTGGATTTCGAAGAGCCAGATTTCTCAGATTTCGATGTATTAGCGGAAATAGATCCCCCGCCTGAAGCTTGGCCATCTCCCCTCTGGTATGTAATAGTGTATATATCACTCCACAACCGGCTTCCATCACTGGATACGAAATCATTGCCTCCATATCTttcatcctcctcctcatcgACCACGAGTTGCCGTTGAATGGCTTGATAGATAGTTAGATGCTTGTTGAGTTGCTTTCCACCAGCAGTAAATAACAGTTTTGGAGGGTCGTTAGAACCACCAAATAAAGGTCGTCCCTGCCGATCTCTGCCTCCCCTGATACCTCTGCCATTAGCAGATCCAAGCCCAGCCATGGCAGCAGCGGCAAATGACATTGCACCTCTTGAACCATATGAACTTCCACCCCTTAAATCAGTAGAATCTGTGCCCTTGGCAGTAGCAGCTCTGCTACTAGAACCAGAAGCGGGATTGGTTTGGCTATCACTAGTGGCTGATGCAACAGTGCTATCCTCCTGTGCATCACCCAATTTTACATCATGTACCTTGTCAGGCATGCAAACTGGAAGAGAATCATCCCCTAgaacctgttttttttttggggggggggggggggcgccTTGCGGGAAATCACAGATAGCCAAGTCAGTGAAAATTGTAAAAACAAAGATGATTCATTTTCACTGTTGCTCTTGCAATTATGGAGATAACTTCAATGCATCCAATAAGATAGGAAAAAAGAGAATCTATATTTCATTCACCACTCTGTATTCTCCCTAAGACATATAAAAGCAagatttcacatttttctctttttatacGTAGGCTATGGGGGAATGAGGAAGGATAGCACACACCTAAAAGCAAGATTTTACCttgctatcatcaacattatcaatGCAATACCCATAGGACCTTGTCCATTTTAATTCACCTCCAAAATTGGAAGGATGCAAGTTTTTTCAAATAAAGATTTCCAAGCTTTAAAGAATCATTGCAAAACACAAGGGCTTGTTCCACAAAATTCACACTATTTCTCACACTTTCAGTTACAATTTTCTATCATTGATCCTTTTCAGCTAACCCTAAAATTAACAAGTGAAAATATCTTTACACCAAATCTGTGAGAAATGCTCCACGTAATAGCCATAATTTTGTTAGCAGGGCAGCATGTTTCAACTCGGCAACTATTCTCTAATAACTCCAAAAACACTAACAAAAAATTTAACCGCATTAGTTCCAAGTGTTCCAAACAGAACAACAAATAACTTGAGAATCCCCTACGGTTTCTTTACCAACACACCATCCTAAAggagacaaaaaagaaaaagaaacaatataGATAGGGTTTTgtatatcatatcatatattgTCGGCTACTAATGGAACTGAGAAAAAGGTTCAGACAACGTACATCATCAtggtcatcatcttcatcatcagagatatcatcatcttcaatcACCACAGCTTCGTCAATCTCAACAGGTAATATATCCAATTCCTCATCCTACATCAAGATTAAGTATagcaaaaaatgagaaaatcacTAGAAAGCAAGATTACCAAGATGAGGAGGAGAAAGCAACACATACTGTCAATTATGCTAATCAACCATAACCTTTCGATATTGTAAATGTGTAAATTGAccataaattttcaaatgatgACATAGAAGAGTGCAATCCCAAGTAGAAACTATGTATAGCAAGCAATAAATTACGCCAAATCTAAAAGTGAATTATGCTAATCAACCACAAGATAGACCAGAAAAAACACAAGCATTCAACCAACCATCATAGTTAAAAAATTGCAATATAATGCGAAGTAACATACCTCAGAACTAGAGTCCCCATTTACCGTTACAGGTTTCACCTGTGCATCTTTATCTAGGGAAGCTCTTCTACGAGCAGCATTCCTTGTTTGAGGCCCTCTTGATTCCTCTTGAGCGGTTTTCAAAACAGCTTTACCCTTTCCCTTTGAAGAGCAAGTGTTTTTCTCTTGTAATGGTTCCTTTTTAGACATATCTCCAATGTTAACAGATGTCCTGGATCTTGTTGACTGACGACGAGTGCCTGAAGCAGGAGTTGAATTAGATGGAGATGAACTGCCAGCTCCAGCAGGTGTAGTACCCGACTCAGAGTTCCCTGCAGCTGCCAAGGGCTTTTGACCAGATTCACCTCGCTGAACTCGGGGCCAGAGAAAGTCTTCAACAGCTGCCAAGCTTGCTAATGGATCAATGAGTACCACATTTGAAGAATAATCGCGGAGGGACTTTTCCCCCTGGGCTCGACATAGACGCAACTTAAAAGGCTGGGATAATGCAATTAATCCAGAAGAAAGACGAGCGCTTCCAGTGGACGACCTTGATGAATGGCTAAGAACAACAGGGAAACGCTCCAAGGAAGACAAAGCATTCTGAAGTTTCTGAACTAAGATAGTCATTGGAGCTACACTGCCATTATCAATAGTGGAAGGAAGTGCTACAGCAACAAATGACTTAAACCTTCTAAGTGCTTGTTGCCGAAGCTTGGGAAGGTTAGCTTCTgatattttttcctttgaaaagtAGCCACACGAAAAATAATTCAGCAAAGCAGCAACAGCACCACTGCCGATGAACTCAAAAGTTGATACACCATCCCCTTTGCTTAGTTCAGCTAGCATCTCAGATATCACCCCAATCAGGTATTCTTCCTTATTAGTGGAGTTCTCGGAAGGACGAGATCCAGAAGCTTTGGATTTCCCTTTTGCTTTGGTCTTTTGGTCATCAACACCAACATTTAATTTCATGCACAGGTTCTTTAAATGTATAAGATCCTCAGTAACTCCAACTTCAACAGTCCCTGGCTCTGAAGGAAAGAATTTGTCCTTAAAAGCTTTGGCACTTGTGCTGACTGTCATGCGAAGATTGGTATTAACATTTGGGATATCTACAGACCTCGGAGGTGAGCCAATTGAGACAGGATTCTTAGATTCTTCCGTGGAATTTCCTTCAGGATTTGAATTACCACTTCGCCGTCGATAGCGCCTGGAACGAGATGACATGCCTGCCAATGAATCACTGTATTTCTCAGCAGAAGATGCTTGGGCAGAATCAGTATTTGGATTTCCAGACAAGATAAGTTGGTCAACAGCATGAACCACGCCTTCCCTCACAAACATCTTCGAAAAAGTCCCCGGAAGTTTCTCCATAAGAATCTCAGCAATTTGGAGAGCAGGCACCAAAACATGTGGATCTTTCCATGCTAGAACACCAGCTAAGAAACTAATTGATCcgacattttaaaaaataaaattagataaGATTTGGTCTACACACAGAACAATATTTCACAAACAACACAATCATTAATGCAAAATAAGTATACCTTGAAATGTTTGTTGTACTTAATAAAGATTGAATCATCTCCGAATCGCTGAAATACATCAACTTCCCAATAACCGAGAGACATTTATGGCGAACTGGACTATTGACACTAGAACCATAGATCTGGTtgagaagaaaaccaatgataTCACATAACTATAAACAAAAGCAATGAGCCAAACATAGCAAAGTAAGATTGAAACCAACCTGAATCAAAACAGGAAGAAGATCCATTCCAAATTGCTGCAGAAGCTCAGGCTGATCATTTAGTAACTTCTCGCGAGCTGAAGCCTCTTGACCATTACCATTTATGTCATCTTGCTTTCCAGAACTACTGGCAGGAGACTTCTTCAGCATAGACCCCTTAACAAACATATTGGAGCTTGCTGGAAGGGAAACTGTTCCTTGTGGCAGGGGAGGGAGAAGCTCATTTGCTAGATTCACAATCTCAAAAATCTACCAAAAAtgcaaataataatattaacaaCGACAATAATAGTTATATCTAAATGGAAAGCAATGAACTGTGAGATTCAGACCCTAGCATGACCCACCAAATTCATGATATGGAGTAGACAGCAATAATGATGCAAGACTTATTAACAACTACTACTCAAATGTACCAGAAGCCACAAATGTAGCTGGAAAAGTTTCAATTGAggatttcattcattcatttcaaTAGCATGCACACCAGGCAGTGTTAGAATTGTTGGAAAAAAGGGAGGAGGTTCACAAAGAGACAAGTTCACTAGCCATGTTTGCATCGCATTTAAAGCATTCCACAATTGTCTCACAGCATCACAACAAATATTAGTGTTCACACCAAAAACAACGATTAGAAAACTTCTGCCATCAGTTCTCACATATGTCGCAAAAAGAGGTAGCATAAAAATCTTATTTAGAAAAGTAATTAGAAATATTCTAATAACGTATGAACCAAAAACAACTAAAGTTATTTGGCAACTTCATTTTAGTCCAGCACTTCGTATGTTAGAAAAAGAGTTTAAGAGCTCATTGTCTTGCTTTGACACAAGATTCTTGGTAATTTCTGAGAAATTGCATAAACTCATACAAAGAAAATTATGGGAGAAGAAAACAACTGGATCCCAGACTCCCAGTATATATCAGCCATAGGGGAGaagatgaaacaaaaattaatgagAAAAGCACAAAGTACCTGCTCTGCTGGTCGACTTAAAGCCGGTGAAACAGAAGCATTAGCAGAAATACCAGAGCCTGATAGAATATCTTTAAGAATTCCACTGATACCGAGGAGCAATAAGGTTTTGGCTCCTAAGGGAGACCCACTCGCACAAGTGGAAAGCAGTCGTATCAGACCCTGTATGCACCAAAGTCAGAACAATaattttcaagcaagaaaacATTAAATCAAAGATCACTTGCAGTTACCGTATACGTTGGCACACTGAGAGATGCCTGCCCCCCACCAGAGTTACTGGTGGAGATTAGAGAAGCAGCTTGCGTGACCAATCCATGATTACATAGTTCATCTAATTTATCTGGAGAGGACGCGAAGGCCTCAGCTATTCGAGTCAAGCAAATGGAGGAATGCTCTAAAACCTAAAAATACAGTAATTTGTATGTGATGAACAGGAATTCAATGTAGATGAACATTAGCTTGTTCTAACTAATAAACTATGAAATGACAACCATGGTTGTAAAAACCTTACCTTCGAATCATGATACTGGAGAAGATTTGTCAAGAGGGGAACAGCCTCCATCACAAAGTCAGATGCATCTGAAGGAAGTTTCTTACACATATTTGCTGCTGTAGACAATGCTACTCGCTGAAGcataacataaaatataaagaaCCTTAATTAGAATTACATATAAAAGTCAGAGAATCTCATGAGAATCGAAAAATGCAGAATGAGTAGAAGATAAAACTTAAACCGTTGAAACTTCACAAGATATGTACCTGGACTCCGGTGGAGAAGAAATCCAGATATGAAAGCACTGCCATAAGAGCACCAGCTCTAAGACATGCAGTTGGGTGCTCCTGAGATATCTTCTTCAGTGCTTGCAGAGACTGTATAGATCATAAAGACCATTAATATCATATGATGAAGGCAAAAGTAACACCCAAACAATTGTTATTTCCACTTTCCAACACTAGTCCCAGCCATATCTAAGAACTACAATTGCCACTTGCAATAAGctgtcttttcttcttctactcAGGACAGATTCCTCCTAGGGATGCAAGAGAAATCACCAAATACAGTTTACATTCACTTGAATGCATCAACCATTATGCCATTATTTACATTGACAACCAGAAATACCatgaatatttaattaattatcaactCGTACAATTCTATTCAAAATCACTAACCTGTTCAGCCAAGTCCATGTACTCTATAGTGAGCAACcttgcacaaaagcatgaaacaGCCCCATAATGCACCACAGCAGCGCAAGAGGATGGAAGCACGTCACATAGATGAGTAAGTGCCCTGGCTGCGAGTAACATGATGTCAGGATTGCTCTCATGGTTAAGCAGTCCAACAAGCACCGGCACAAAAGAGTCCACAGAGAAGGTGCTAAGAGAGTCTTCAGTCCCAATAGAGAGCAAATCGCAAAGCTGGGTTAATGCCTCAACCTGCTTCCCTTCCTCCCCGTCAGCACGCAATCCAGACAGAATCTTCTTCAGCCTCCCGCTCTGGTGTGATGATGAAGCAGAGCCCATACCTGAAGATGGAAGCAGATCGTCCAATCCAGCTCCAAGCTTCCTTAACAGTCCTTGAAGCGCACTACTAGCAGATGTCAGATTCTGGTGCAGAATCCCAACTCCACCCTCACTGTCGTTATCATCGTCATCCCCACCGTGTCCCGAATCCATGTTTAAACCCAGCATTCTCTCggcctccctctctctctcccggTCCCTATCTCTTCCCCTAACTTCGTGCTCTTTCTCTTTGCCTTTATCATTAGTGGCAGGACCGTCCCTATCAGAATTTCTAGTCCGGCGATCACGTTTTGACCCAGAGGAGGATTCAACCGTTGAGTCCATGGGAGCAGTAGCGGTAGTGGTGATGGCGGCAGCAGAACGAGATGATGCACGGGAGCGAGTGGTGGGAGTGGGCGTTACGTTGGCGATCGAAGAGGAGGTGGAGGACACAGTGGCAGAGAAGCGAGCTCGTTTATTAGCACGTGTGGTTGGACCAGcagaggaagatgaagaaggCGCTGTTGAGGAGGCCTCCGCCCGCTTCCGGCTCCGAGTTTCCATACAATTACCAAACCACCCCTCAATTCGACGGCTCGCTCGCGATCACGAGGTACCGGATCGATAATCTCCCCACATCTGATTTTAACCCTTAATCGAAATTAATCAAAATCAGCTTAATTTGATACCAAAACCCCCCAATCTCAAACCCTAGCAATTCCCAACCAGCGTAACCCTTACCCTAAATTCTCCGCAGGGAAATAAAAAAGATTCGAACCCGAAAAGCAATCAcaaatcaaatttctttgaaTTCTTTACGTTATTCAAGAAGAGATTGAACAGAAACCCTAGTGAGAACGGAGGGAATAAAGAGGGGAAGAGAATGGGGTTTGCCGGTTTGGTGCGGAGGTCGCTTGCTTGTTTGTTTTATAATAAGGAAGAAGAATATATGAGAGAGTGAATTTGGGCTTTCTGTTGCTTGGCGGTGGACACGTCTGCGGTTTGGTCCGTGTGCTGGTAAATGGGTCTGCGGCCTTGTGGGCTAACAAGTAGGGCTTTTGTTCTGTTTTCTTACGTGGGTTCTATCAATAGGGTTCGTTATGGTATTTTGTCCTTTTGCCCATTCTCCAAgtcgtttttcttttcttttctgttttttcatGAGAGGAGGGGATTATAATTGTAAGACTTCAACTCATCTTCTCATGAatgtaaacaaaaattaaacaatGAATTCATGTATTACAAGTTAAAAAAATAGAGCTTTATTTTACTAAGATGTTGGTTGAAAACATCATTAAATAGTAATTATGTCAAAGTCTAAATTGTTAAATGTCATGTTTCtacttgttttgtttattttagaGGCAAATTAATATGCAACAAGATTTACTTCGTCTTAACGATTTTCCTATAGAAATGACTTATTTTCCCTACAAGGTCTTCC
This genomic stretch from Tripterygium wilfordii isolate XIE 37 chromosome 22, ASM1340144v1, whole genome shotgun sequence harbors:
- the LOC119990592 gene encoding E3 ubiquitin-protein ligase UPL3-like — its product is METRSRKRAEASSTAPSSSSSAGPTTRANKRARFSATVSSTSSSIANVTPTPTTRSRASSRSAAAITTTATAPMDSTVESSSGSKRDRRTRNSDRDGPATNDKGKEKEHEVRGRDRDREREREAERMLGLNMDSGHGGDDDDNDSEGGVGILHQNLTSASSALQGLLRKLGAGLDDLLPSSGMGSASSSHQSGRLKKILSGLRADGEEGKQVEALTQLCDLLSIGTEDSLSTFSVDSFVPVLVGLLNHESNPDIMLLAARALTHLCDVLPSSCAAVVHYGAVSCFCARLLTIEYMDLAEQSLQALKKISQEHPTACLRAGALMAVLSYLDFFSTGVQRVALSTAANMCKKLPSDASDFVMEAVPLLTNLLQYHDSKVLEHSSICLTRIAEAFASSPDKLDELCNHGLVTQAASLISTSNSGGGQASLSVPTYTGLIRLLSTCASGSPLGAKTLLLLGISGILKDILSGSGISANASVSPALSRPAEQIFEIVNLANELLPPLPQGTVSLPASSNMFVKGSMLKKSPASSSGKQDDINGNGQEASAREKLLNDQPELLQQFGMDLLPVLIQIYGSSVNSPVRHKCLSVIGKLMYFSDSEMIQSLLSTTNISSFLAGVLAWKDPHVLVPALQIAEILMEKLPGTFSKMFVREGVVHAVDQLILSGNPNTDSAQASSAEKYSDSLAGMSSRSRRYRRRSGNSNPEGNSTEESKNPVSIGSPPRSVDIPNVNTNLRMTVSTSAKAFKDKFFPSEPGTVEVGVTEDLIHLKNLCMKLNVGVDDQKTKAKGKSKASGSRPSENSTNKEEYLIGVISEMLAELSKGDGVSTFEFIGSGAVAALLNYFSCGYFSKEKISEANLPKLRQQALRRFKSFVAVALPSTIDNGSVAPMTILVQKLQNALSSLERFPVVLSHSSRSSTGSARLSSGLIALSQPFKLRLCRAQGEKSLRDYSSNVVLIDPLASLAAVEDFLWPRVQRGESGQKPLAAAGNSESGTTPAGAGSSSPSNSTPASGTRRQSTRSRTSVNIGDMSKKEPLQEKNTCSSKGKGKAVLKTAQEESRGPQTRNAARRRASLDKDAQVKPVTVNGDSSSEDEELDILPVEIDEAVVIEDDDISDDEDDDHDDVLGDDSLPVCMPDKVHDVKLGDAQEDSTVASATSDSQTNPASGSSSRAATAKGTDSTDLRGGSSYGSRGAMSFAAAAMAGLGSANGRGIRGGRDRQGRPLFGGSNDPPKLLFTAGGKQLNKHLTIYQAIQRQLVVDEEEDERYGGNDFVSSDGSRLWSDIYTITYQRGDGQASGGGSISANTSKSEKSGSSKSNSDSHLPRMSLLDSILQGELPCDMEKSSPTYNILALLRVLEGLNQLASRLRAQIVSGNFAEGKIVCLDELSISGARVFPEEFINNKLTPKLARQIQDALALCSGSLPSWCYQLTKACPFLFPFEIRRQYFHSTAFGLSRALYRLQQQQGADGHGSTNEREVRVGRLQRQKVRVSRNRILDSAAKVMEMYSSQKAVLEVEYFGEVGTGLGPTLEFYTLLSHDLQKVALGMWRSHFSNKSSMEIDGDEEKGVKTNDSAVGDGNLVQAPLGLFPRPWSPNVDVSEGSQFYKVIEYFRLLGRVMAKALQDGRILDLPLSTAFYKLALGQELDLYDILSFDAEVGKTLQELHALVGRKHYLESLDGDNHDAIAGLRFRGAPIEDLYLDFTLPGYPDYILKTGEENVDINNLEEYIAVVVDATVKTGIARQMEAFRAGFNQVFDVSSLQIFTPHELDNLLCGRRDLWEPETLVDHIKFDHGYTAKSPAIVNLLEIMGELTAEQQRAFCQFVTGAPRLPPGGLAVLNPKLTIVRKHSSSAGNAASNGTGLTENVDDDLPSVMTCANYLKLPPYSTKEIMYKKLLYAISEGQGSFDLS